In Deinococcus metalli, the DNA window CTACATCGAGGCGGCTGACCGTGCCGGCGCCGTGGCCCTGGTCAAGGACAACGCCATCAGCGGCGGCACCGGCTACAACTCCATCCTGATCAGCAAGGCGGGCGGCCCCATCAAGACCTTCGCGGACGCCAAGGGCATGGATTTCGCCTTCGTGGATCCGAACTCCACCAGCGGCTATCTCGTGCCCCTGTCGCACTTCCTGCTGGACCTCAAGGTGAAGCCCGAGGAGTACTTCAAGCGCGTGACCTTCGCCGGTTCGCATGAGAATGTCGTGCTGGGCGTCGCGAACGGCACCATTCCGATCGGCGCGACCAACAACCTCGACCTCGACCGCGCGGTCGAGAAGGGCGCAGTGAAGAAGAGCGACCTCACCGTCCTCTGGACGAGCAAGGTCATCCCCAGCGGCCCGATTGCCGTCCGCAAGGATCTGCCCGTCTCCTTCCAGAACG includes these proteins:
- the phnD gene encoding phosphonate ABC transporter substrate-binding protein encodes the protein MSHKMLTALALAATLLGTAHAQDKIGWPTVINFGLIPTEGSSAAEERFKPLFDYIEKSMGVPVKAYVGADYAAVILAMQNKKLDIGYFGPKSYIEAADRAGAVALVKDNAISGGTGYNSILISKAGGPIKTFADAKGMDFAFVDPNSTSGYLVPLSHFLLDLKVKPEEYFKRVTFAGSHENVVLGVANGTIPIGATNNLDLDRAVEKGAVKKSDLTVLWTSKVIPSGPIAVRKDLPVSFQNALKAALLKFNDAKGLEQLQLKGYAAAADGDYDPIRDLNKVTQAAKK